One Solanum lycopersicum chromosome 2, SLM_r2.1 genomic region harbors:
- the LOC101264783 gene encoding WRKY transcription factor 71-like — MGDELRDLYYHQPFQEDIKHDSSMVQNIHMLDPTFMSYTSEYLHGSSSDYITNNSLGKPFGFSTLSSLKDDDIMKQDHVDANVNYINNNNDVVGGSETPVTPNSSISNSSSNGDHEDSNKKDKQVKDETLEDGEDASKKESKAKKKGEKKQRPPKFAFMTKSEVDHLEDGYRWRKYGQKAVKNSPYPRSYYRCTSQKCQVKKRVERSYQDPSIVITTYEGQHNHHLPATLRGSVARMLNPSMLAQPSPLMAPQASFHQEFIMSQMPQFYGHANVFANSSMYHQNLNHHQQMQLPHPHHDYGLLQDMVPSMFNLKQEP; from the exons atGGGTGATGAACTAAGAGATTTGTACTATCATCAACCATTTCAAGAAGATATTAAGCACGATTCTTCAATGGTTCAAAATATACATATGCTTGATCCAACTTTTATGAGTTATACTAGTGAGTATTTACATGGATCAAGTAGTGATTATATTACTAACAATTCACTTGGAAAACCCTTTGGATTTTCAACACTTTCTTCACTTAAAGATGATGATATTATGAAACAAGATCATGTTGATGCTAATGTTaattatattaacaataataatgatgttGTTGGAGGAAGTGAAACCCCAGTTACACCAAACTCTTCAATCTCAAATTCTTCATCTAATGGTGATCATGAAGATTCTaacaagaaagataaacaaGTCAAGGATGAAACATTAGAAGATGGTGAAGATGCATCAAAAAAAGA GAGTAAAGcaaaaaagaaaggagaaaagaagcAAAGGCCACCAAAATTTGCATTCATGACAAAGAGTGAAGTTGATCATCTTGAAGATGGATATAGATGGAGGAAATATGGACAAAAGGCTGTTAAAAATAGCCCTTATCCAag AAGCTATTATAGGTGCACAAGTCAAAAATGTCAAGTGAAGAAGCGTGTAGAGAGGTCATACCAAGATCCATCCATTGTTATCACAACATATGAAGGTCAACACAACCATCATCTACCAGCTACTCTCCGCGGTAGCGTCGCAAGGATGTTGAATCCTTCCATGTTAGCACAACCATCACCATTAATGGCACCACAAGCAAGTTTTCATCAAGAGTTCATCATGTCACAAATGCCTCAATTTTATGGACATGCCAATGTTTTTGCAAATTCCTCTATGTATCATcaaaatctaaatcatcatcAACAGATGCAGCTACCTCATCCTCATCATGATTATGGACTTCTACAAGACATGGTTCCTTCTATGTTTAATCTTAAACAAGAACCATGA
- the LOC101258518 gene encoding two-pore potassium channel 3 → MEKEPLLPSYLSPKVSSLTYPSPISLCPLPEHNEISIPPVSVPLTPSELKERIIFGPAEASATAIDALTLNLISPDPPASSSSTNLETADNQNSWLIDPNYPSWTKSNLHRSKTAPAMAVINDFEHSPVSKPPQFGKISIVGQGVVLLILYLTLGVAIYSCFKDHFKATETHPIVDALYFCIVTMCTIGYGDITPDSTPTKLFSILFVLVGFGFIDILLSGMVSYVLDLQENYLLRSIKSGKSHDARSYIIDVKKGRMRIRMKVALALGVVVLCIGVGVAVMHFVEKLGWIDAFYLSVMSVTTVGYGDRAFQSMTGRIFASIWLLVSTLAVARAFLYLAEARIDKRHRKMAKWVLDQDMTVAQFLAADIDNNGFVSKSEYVIYKLKEMGKITEKDVMLICKQFERLDSGNCGRITLGDLMEHNH, encoded by the exons ATGGAGAAAGAGCCACTCCTTCCTTCATATCTCAGCCCCAAAGTATCATCCCTCACATACCCATCTCCTATTTCCCTCTGCCCTTTACCTGAACACAATGAAATTTCAATCCCTCCTGTTTCTGTCCCTCTTACCCCTTCTGAACTCAAAGAACGGATTATATTTGGACCCGCTGAAGCTTCTGCAACTGCTATTGATGCTTTGACCTTGAACTTAATATCTCCAGACCCTCCTGCTTCTTCATCTTCAACAAATCTTGAAACAGCTGATAATCAGAATTCTTGGTTGATTGACCCAAATTACCCTTCTTGGACGAAGAGCAATCTTCATAGGTCTAAAACAGCACCAGCAATGGCTGTTATAAATGATTTTGAACATTCACCTGTTTCTAAGCCACCCCAATTTGGGAAAATTTCAATTGTTGGACAAGGGGTTGTGCTTTTGATACTTTACTTGACACTTGGGGTGGCGATATATTCTTGCTTTAAGGATCATTTTAAAGCTACTGAAACTCACCCCATTGTTGATgctttgtatttttgtattgttaCTATGTGTACTATTGGTTATGGTGATATAACTCCTGATAGTACACCTACTAAGTTGTTCTCTATCTTGTTTGTGCTTGTGGGGTTTGGTTTTATTGATATTTTGCTTAGTGGGATGGTTAGTTATGTGCTTGATTTGCAAGAGAACTACTTGTTAAGGAGTATTAAGAGTGGGAAATCACATGATGCTAGGTCTTATATAATTGATGTGAAGAAGGGGAGGATGAGGATAAGAATGAAGGTGGCACTGGCATTGGGTGTTGTGGTTCTTTGTATTGGGGTTGGGGTTGCTGTTATGCATTTTGTTGAGAAGCTTGGGTGGATAGATGCATTTTATTTGTCAGTTATGTCCGTTACCACTGTCGGGTATGGTGATAGGGCATTCCAATCAATGACCGGTCGTATCTTTGCATCCATTTGGTTGCTTGTGTCTACACTTGCAGTTGCTCGAGCCTTTCTCTACTTAGCTGAGGCCAGAATAGATAAACGTCATCGGAAAATGGCAAAATGGGTGCTTGATCAGGATATGACTGTTGCTCAATTTCTTGCTGCTGATATTGATAATAATGGATTCGTGAG TAAATCAGAATATGTGATATACAAACTGAAAGAAATGGGGAAGATCACAGAGAAAGATGTAATGCTGATCTGCAAACAGTTTGAACGGCTGGACAGTGGCAACTGTGGAAGGATAACTCTCGGCGATCTAATGGAACACAACCATTAA